A portion of the Paenibacillus hamazuiensis genome contains these proteins:
- a CDS encoding TauD/TfdA family dioxygenase, giving the protein MVRISIKELEEVGYIKLNAPDLIEEELIAISKQIGIPVGTRSGAKVIDRLSPKEKEDAHKNSLSRNHGLNSFPLHTDTAYFKVPVRYILLYSLNPGSGDRPTYLYDTKNLFNNDRELRFGLANVLFKVINGRYSFLTTIYNCHQRKYYFRLDRDCMKATSSEGTELLTKIDNLICPRDLYEVKWNFGDLLILDNWRFLHGRGKSNMIDNDRLLLRVSIKER; this is encoded by the coding sequence ATGGTTAGAATCTCAATTAAAGAACTTGAAGAAGTAGGCTACATCAAACTAAATGCTCCTGACCTGATTGAAGAAGAGCTAATAGCTATATCTAAACAAATTGGTATACCTGTTGGAACAAGGTCGGGGGCGAAGGTTATTGATCGCCTCTCTCCTAAAGAAAAGGAAGATGCACATAAAAATTCGCTGAGTAGAAATCACGGGCTAAATAGCTTTCCTCTGCATACTGATACTGCTTACTTTAAAGTACCTGTAAGATATATATTGTTATATTCATTAAACCCAGGTTCCGGAGATAGACCGACATATCTTTATGATACCAAAAATCTTTTCAATAACGATAGAGAGCTTCGATTTGGATTAGCTAATGTGCTATTTAAGGTTATTAATGGAAGGTATAGTTTTTTAACAACCATATATAATTGCCATCAACGTAAATACTATTTTAGATTAGATAGAGATTGCATGAAAGCAACATCATCAGAGGGAACGGAACTATTAACTAAAATCGATAATTTAATTTGTCCAAGAGATCTCTATGAAGTGAAATGGAACTTCGGAGATCTTTTGATCTTGGATAATTGGAGATTTTTACATGGAAGAGGAAAAAGTAATATGATAGATAACGACAGATTACTTCTCAGAGTATCGATAAAGGAGAGATAG
- a CDS encoding helix-turn-helix domain-containing protein, with product MEKRSIADSRSREDNERNGAGDFGLLLKHYRKLRNMSLKDLEDASGASQSYIHRLESGERISPTIKKLLQLSKALRIPDSVLISTIIKNSVEDANEEGKALSLSEALIQNNYFVGSRTLSMEAKQLLIQIVEYIADSEWSATSKIREMYELSELIDQLKRVM from the coding sequence ATGGAAAAGAGATCTATCGCGGATAGTCGGAGCAGGGAAGATAACGAGCGAAATGGTGCGGGAGACTTTGGGTTGTTGCTAAAGCATTACAGGAAGCTGAGGAATATGTCGCTAAAAGATTTGGAGGATGCAAGCGGAGCAAGCCAGTCGTATATTCATCGATTGGAGAGCGGCGAACGTATAAGTCCGACGATCAAAAAACTCCTGCAACTGTCAAAAGCATTGCGAATACCCGATTCGGTACTGATCTCGACGATTATCAAAAACTCTGTTGAGGATGCCAACGAAGAGGGGAAAGCATTGTCGCTATCGGAGGCATTGATTCAGAATAATTATTTCGTAGGAAGTAGGACGCTCAGTATGGAAGCAAAGCAATTACTCATTCAAATTGTCGAGTATATTGCAGATTCAGAGTGGTCGGCGACCAGCAAGATCCGCGAAATGTACGAGCTGTCGGAGTTGATCGACCAACTAAAGAGGGTAATGTAA